Proteins encoded by one window of Geobacter sp. DSM 9736:
- a CDS encoding DsbC family protein codes for MPKFFILLLVLFVPVMASAVPHEQCGDGKKECGACHTLSLPEANSILKGVGEVKVVKPAPISGLFELTLESKGQQGVAYLDFSKKHLIAGPIFDVTTKNIVGTKPQPAKPATVNPSTIPLTDSVLMGNPEGTKKLFVFTDPDCPFCAKLHRELVKLMYMGPDLAIYIKLFPLKMHPEAYDKARTILSGENPLYLLDQAFSGEKLPAPKGKEGAEAVDSTIKFAESIGVTATPTLILSDGRIMPGYKEAAEIKKLLTVSPQEQVK; via the coding sequence ATGCCGAAATTCTTTATTCTCCTTCTTGTGCTTTTTGTTCCCGTCATGGCATCTGCCGTCCCGCATGAACAGTGCGGCGACGGGAAGAAGGAGTGTGGTGCCTGCCACACCCTTTCTCTTCCGGAGGCGAACAGCATCCTCAAAGGGGTGGGTGAGGTTAAGGTTGTGAAGCCGGCTCCGATATCCGGACTCTTCGAGTTGACTCTGGAGAGCAAGGGACAGCAGGGGGTCGCATACTTGGACTTCAGCAAAAAGCACCTCATTGCGGGTCCGATATTTGACGTCACGACAAAAAACATAGTCGGCACCAAGCCCCAACCGGCAAAGCCGGCAACGGTCAACCCGTCAACCATTCCATTGACGGATTCGGTTCTGATGGGTAACCCCGAAGGCACGAAGAAGCTGTTCGTCTTCACGGACCCCGATTGCCCTTTCTGCGCAAAGCTCCATCGCGAGCTGGTCAAGCTAATGTACATGGGTCCTGATTTGGCGATATACATAAAGCTCTTTCCCCTCAAGATGCACCCTGAGGCATATGACAAGGCCCGAACGATCCTGTCCGGGGAGAATCCTCTCTATCTGCTCGATCAGGCCTTTTCCGGAGAAAAGCTTCCCGCGCCGAAGGGGAAGGAGGGGGCGGAGGCGGTGGACAGTACCATCAAATTTGCGGAATCCATCGGGGTCACCGCCACTCCTACACTAATTCTATCCGACGGGCGAATCATGCCTGGCTACAAGGAGGCGGCTGAGATCAAGAAGCTGCTGACAGTGTCGCCGCAGGAACAGGTAAAGTAG
- a CDS encoding A24 family peptidase, with amino-acid sequence MSQSFLLYLFVFLFGAAVGSFLNVCIWRLPRGESVVFPPSHCPACGTSIRWHDNIPLIGYLLLRGRCRSCGGRISLQYPLVELLNGLLTLFLFLKFGPSLTFLVLSLLLWALVAITFIDLEHQIIPDVISLPGIIAGFAASFAILDPLHPSQTVGWLNSLIGIVAGGGSLLLVATAYHFLTKKEGMGGGDIKLLAMMGAFLGWRAVPFILFTSSLLGSIIGIALMVTNKKDSKLAIPFGPFLSMAAVIYIFWGRQLITWYLSLGFR; translated from the coding sequence ATGTCGCAGTCATTCCTCCTTTACCTATTTGTCTTCCTGTTCGGCGCAGCAGTCGGATCGTTTCTCAATGTCTGCATATGGCGATTGCCGCGGGGGGAATCGGTCGTATTTCCCCCGTCCCACTGCCCCGCATGTGGAACCTCCATCAGGTGGCATGACAACATACCGTTGATAGGTTACCTGCTGCTTCGCGGCAGGTGCCGCTCCTGCGGCGGCCGCATATCACTGCAGTACCCTCTCGTAGAGCTGCTGAACGGCCTGCTCACCTTATTCCTTTTTCTCAAGTTCGGGCCTTCTCTCACCTTTCTAGTGCTGTCTCTGCTTCTTTGGGCTCTCGTGGCGATTACCTTCATCGACCTGGAGCATCAGATAATCCCCGACGTCATAAGCCTGCCGGGCATCATCGCCGGTTTTGCTGCTTCCTTCGCGATTCTCGATCCTCTACACCCATCGCAAACCGTAGGCTGGCTGAACTCCCTCATCGGTATCGTTGCCGGTGGAGGGAGCCTCCTGCTGGTTGCCACTGCGTATCATTTTTTAACTAAGAAAGAGGGTATGGGGGGGGGTGACATCAAGCTTCTCGCCATGATGGGAGCTTTTCTCGGCTGGCGCGCCGTTCCCTTCATACTTTTTACCAGCTCCCTTCTCGGTTCGATAATCGGCATCGCCCTGATGGTGACAAACAAGAAGGACTCAAAACTTGCAATTCCCTTCGGGCCATTTCTCTCAATGGCGGCGGTTATATACATCTTCTGGGGCAGGCAGCTCATCACCTGGTACCTTTCCCTCGGGTTCCGCTAG
- a CDS encoding sigma-54 dependent transcriptional regulator, protein MKRHPEGGQRILVVDDEENMRHMLQVMLRKQGYSVDGAPDGETALSMALVKSYDFVLCDIRMPGMDGLAFLGNAAESGICATIIMMSAYGSIDTAIECMKNGAYDYISKPFRQDEVMLVLKKAEERERLKAENLLLREEVRKEFSFAGLISRSGKMREIFSLVGKLCDLKTTVLVQGESGTGKELVARAIHYNGCRASAPFVAVNCGAIPENLLESELFGHVKGAYTDATEGKRGLFEQAHGGTLFLDEIGEMPLPLQVKLLRVLQEGEVRPLGSESSRRIDVRVISATARDLEQESANGRFREDLFFRLNVFTISLPPLRERVVDIPLLSRHFIEKFSPDRKVRCSPEVISILMEYEWPGNVRELENCIERSLILCGGDVIERSMLPEKLQHVLSAPAPDGSSGCLSIKRAEELMERSLIKRALTRTGGNRTHAAKLLEISHRALLYKLKEYGLE, encoded by the coding sequence ATGAAGAGGCATCCAGAGGGTGGGCAGAGAATTCTCGTGGTGGATGATGAAGAGAACATGCGTCACATGTTGCAGGTTATGTTGCGTAAGCAGGGGTATTCGGTCGACGGAGCCCCTGATGGAGAAACCGCTCTTTCCATGGCTCTGGTCAAATCGTACGACTTCGTTCTATGCGATATCAGGATGCCAGGTATGGATGGTCTGGCTTTCCTGGGCAATGCCGCGGAGTCCGGAATATGCGCAACCATCATCATGATGTCGGCGTACGGCTCCATCGATACCGCCATCGAATGCATGAAAAATGGAGCGTACGATTATATCTCCAAGCCCTTCCGGCAGGACGAGGTAATGCTGGTACTGAAAAAAGCGGAAGAGCGTGAGCGCCTGAAGGCAGAGAACCTGCTGCTCAGGGAAGAAGTGAGGAAGGAATTTTCCTTCGCAGGACTCATCAGCAGAAGCGGAAAAATGAGGGAGATTTTCTCACTGGTGGGGAAGCTCTGCGATCTCAAAACCACAGTGCTGGTTCAGGGGGAATCCGGCACAGGGAAGGAGCTGGTGGCCAGAGCGATCCACTACAACGGCTGCCGTGCCTCTGCTCCATTTGTTGCAGTCAATTGTGGTGCAATTCCTGAGAACCTTCTGGAATCGGAGTTGTTCGGGCACGTGAAAGGAGCTTACACCGATGCAACAGAGGGGAAGAGGGGGCTCTTCGAGCAGGCCCACGGAGGCACTCTCTTCCTCGACGAGATCGGAGAGATGCCGCTGCCGCTTCAGGTGAAGCTTCTTCGCGTACTGCAGGAGGGGGAGGTCCGCCCTCTCGGCTCCGAATCTTCCCGCAGGATAGATGTGCGCGTCATTTCAGCGACGGCCCGGGACCTGGAGCAGGAGTCGGCTAACGGGCGGTTCAGGGAAGACCTGTTTTTCCGGCTCAATGTCTTTACCATCTCGCTGCCTCCCCTGCGCGAGCGTGTCGTGGACATTCCCCTGCTCTCGCGGCACTTCATCGAGAAATTCAGCCCCGACAGGAAGGTGCGCTGTTCTCCCGAGGTGATTTCGATTCTGATGGAATATGAATGGCCGGGAAATGTGAGAGAGCTTGAAAATTGCATCGAACGGAGTCTGATCCTGTGTGGGGGGGATGTGATAGAAAGGAGCATGCTTCCGGAGAAGCTGCAGCATGTATTATCTGCTCCTGCTCCTGATGGTTCATCCGGCTGTCTGTCGATAAAGCGTGCCGAGGAGCTTATGGAGCGGAGCCTTATAAAAAGGGCTTTAACAAGAACCGGCGGTAACCGGACTCACGCTGCCAAGCTCCTTGAAATCAGCCACCGTGCTCTTTTGTACAAGCTGAAGGAATACGGGCTGGAATGA
- a CDS encoding sensor histidine kinase — MKAFRFSLGFAFLASLLFLLFLTWLLLSLISYKTAENDLLGEKRQEARLLLGSLLTVIPRNVADAAHDATFARFTERLMQDGDVSSVVLVDAVGAGIFARPSTENADQRLRETVRMGEESLLFSSDGKFLIAYAPIKEEERVAGAARLSLTLARQRARLDDSRNLFLAYFLLDSLLLVGIGYFMLRRTVSIPLDRLLSATQRVTAGDYEQRVHVPGPAEVAELAASFNVMVSALQAKRQEVDDHVRSLENANSELKAAREEAVRSEKMASVGLLAAGTAHEIGTPLAAIIGFAGILRDEVCDDPRRLDFMCRIEDEAFRIDRIVRGLLDYARPSTAALEMVRVNVVVSSAIDLLAAQGVLKGLRLTLGLEDELPPIAVDRHELQQVLVNLLLNARDAVPAGGEVRVETRQADPNEFPGYQAPAPPVRVMGRRREDFHGAFCADYPRSDTGSWVIIAIADNGIGIPSEDLGRIFDPFFTTKEPGEGTGLGLSICARIIDSFGGRIVAQSEEGSGSTFFILLPVPASGNAGKENG; from the coding sequence ATGAAAGCTTTCCGTTTCAGTCTCGGGTTTGCATTTCTTGCCTCCCTCCTATTTCTGCTTTTTCTCACCTGGCTGCTTCTCAGCCTCATATCTTACAAGACGGCCGAGAACGACCTGCTGGGGGAGAAGCGCCAGGAAGCGCGACTGCTCCTGGGGAGCCTGCTCACAGTTATCCCGCGTAATGTTGCCGATGCAGCACATGATGCGACCTTTGCTCGTTTCACCGAAAGATTGATGCAGGACGGCGATGTCTCGTCAGTGGTTTTGGTTGATGCAGTTGGAGCAGGCATATTCGCTCGACCTTCCACCGAGAATGCGGACCAGCGCCTGCGGGAGACTGTGCGGATGGGGGAAGAGTCGCTGCTCTTCTCATCCGACGGGAAATTTCTGATTGCCTATGCTCCGATCAAGGAAGAGGAAAGGGTGGCCGGAGCGGCCCGGCTTTCCCTTACACTTGCCCGGCAACGTGCCCGGCTGGATGATTCCCGAAACCTGTTTCTCGCGTATTTTCTTCTCGATTCACTCCTTCTGGTGGGTATCGGGTATTTCATGCTCAGGAGAACAGTTTCCATTCCCCTTGACAGGCTGCTTTCCGCTACGCAACGGGTGACGGCGGGGGACTATGAGCAAAGGGTGCATGTCCCCGGTCCTGCCGAGGTCGCAGAACTCGCCGCATCCTTTAACGTAATGGTGTCCGCTCTCCAGGCGAAACGTCAGGAGGTGGATGACCATGTGCGGTCTCTGGAGAATGCCAACTCTGAGCTTAAGGCCGCCCGGGAAGAGGCAGTCCGGTCGGAAAAGATGGCGTCGGTGGGGCTGCTTGCCGCAGGAACGGCCCACGAAATCGGTACGCCACTCGCTGCCATTATCGGTTTTGCAGGCATCCTGCGGGACGAGGTGTGCGATGACCCCCGCAGACTGGATTTTATGTGCCGTATCGAAGATGAGGCTTTCCGTATAGACCGTATCGTGCGTGGCCTTCTTGACTACGCCCGCCCCTCCACCGCTGCGCTGGAGATGGTGAGGGTGAACGTGGTGGTCTCCTCGGCTATCGATCTGCTTGCAGCGCAGGGGGTCCTGAAGGGGCTCCGGCTGACACTCGGTTTGGAGGACGAGCTGCCTCCGATCGCGGTGGACCGTCATGAACTTCAGCAGGTGCTTGTCAATCTGTTGCTGAATGCCCGTGATGCCGTGCCGGCAGGGGGAGAAGTCCGGGTGGAAACCCGCCAAGCGGACCCCAATGAATTTCCCGGATATCAGGCGCCTGCTCCACCTGTACGTGTCATGGGAAGACGCCGCGAGGATTTTCATGGCGCATTCTGCGCGGACTATCCTCGTTCTGATACCGGTAGCTGGGTGATCATTGCCATAGCAGACAACGGAATAGGAATTCCTTCCGAAGACCTGGGCAGGATTTTCGATCCCTTTTTCACAACAAAGGAACCGGGAGAGGGGACGGGGCTCGGACTTTCCATCTGTGCTCGCATCATCGACTCGTTCGGGGGGAGGATAGTCGCACAGAGTGAGGAGGGGAGTGGGAGTACCTTCTTCATCCTGCTGCCTGTCCCGGCTTCCGGCAACGCGGGGAAGGAGAACGGATGA
- a CDS encoding Tfp pilus assembly protein FimT/FimU, translating into MRLSFKNQGGLTLFELVIVAAVISVLVTIAGLIYRNAAIKSSVENQIRVMYADLLEIRQKALLEKSPRAVKFAERKMSIYPGTDTTVLPVQVRDLVHPVTWSGGGQCTVAYDTWGVCNSPVTVCVDQDSASAGADSIVISKTRVRIGKRMAGKSCKAEFVYLK; encoded by the coding sequence ATGCGCCTATCGTTCAAAAATCAGGGAGGATTAACCCTTTTCGAGCTGGTCATCGTGGCGGCAGTTATTTCAGTACTCGTCACAATTGCTGGATTGATATACAGGAATGCTGCTATAAAGAGCTCGGTGGAAAATCAGATCCGCGTGATGTATGCCGATCTCCTGGAAATCAGACAGAAGGCCCTTCTTGAAAAATCCCCCCGTGCAGTCAAGTTCGCGGAGCGAAAGATGTCGATCTATCCGGGAACGGATACGACGGTACTTCCCGTTCAGGTGCGTGATCTTGTCCATCCCGTCACGTGGAGCGGCGGTGGCCAATGCACCGTGGCCTACGACACGTGGGGGGTCTGTAACTCCCCTGTGACGGTGTGCGTGGATCAGGATTCCGCATCTGCGGGCGCAGACTCCATCGTAATCTCCAAGACTCGCGTCAGAATCGGCAAGCGAATGGCAGGCAAGAGCTGTAAGGCAGAATTTGTTTATCTCAAGTGA
- a CDS encoding Ig-like domain-containing protein produces the protein MKRLMLTFLTMLVLCVAAGFDEAWGWGEPQVVSTTPSNAAVNVNDATESIYVFFNESMDSGSFKDRITIDNGATIARWGYSEYMVLGVRVYQLKIDLAANLNYSTKYTVTLAKQISDDDNKQMLAAYKFAFTTMAKPLTDVTPPTVAATSPVSGAVDVGVSAPIAVTFSEVMDPATITTSNITVNNGVTGTVSLDAGGRVATFVPSSNLPQFTTFTVTVSTGVRDTAGNSLAANYVWDFRTVKSDVTPPTVTVVTPLNGATDVAVGTALVATFSEALDPATVTTSTFTVNNGVTGSVTYDASSFAARFTPSAPLAYGTTYTATITTGVTDLAANAMAQAKTWTFTTVRAPAQFSSNYYCQIPPFVTNSSTAVKPNVLLLVDNSGSMYEFAYKTPGTGNSSYDRSYNPSTNYYGYFDSNKMYEYVTSSGGFFRVDTSRAQDNGSFWSGNFLNWLTMRRIDIVRKVLVGGKTQPRSAGTANYLYAANSPDRDYYKSYNNVNYQIEEGTSTEVINDISNDRSYNVKIYVGDQPPQEGLILRYADKLNFGIMFFNTGHRYEDQRNSVKDGGYVAVDIGATGTNLLTQIENTDPSTWTPLGEAFYEATRYFQATTSAYNGGTYSGKDPILYPCQKNFVLILTDGEATKDRNIPGGNWNADGKVTDAAFDVRTYMDSIATQEGYASQWSSNANTDGGTYYLEGVAYWAHNTDLRSSTLGKSAIAGKQNLTTYAVFAFDDSPVGRDLLKKTAKYGGFDDYDNTGKPDRASKWDKNGDGVPDTFYEAQNGTALAQQLERAILDILARVSSGTAASILSNSEGSGANILQAVFYPRKAFEGSEVSWIGEMQNLWYYIDPRLNNSTVREDSDADKVLDLRQDKVARFRFENGQTVVDLLTDTDGNGSGDAASETVTPDDVKSLWRAGKLLHQRNTARTIYTHTNGTLLNFTSAAAFNPATAANQSLLQAANELEATKIINYAKGVDQTGYRSRTVTSGGVTGVWKLGDIISSTPRLQSFSRLNTYDSPPSAGYSDSSYRSFVNSNQYRNRGMVYVGANDGMLHAFKLGKLDVTPLGDRKARLTEENLGEEQWAFIPKNALPYLKYLADPSYNHLYYIDGPTLLLDASIGIPTGCAGDYSLCDKNISAVDSSNNLDLNKTSWRSILIGSMGLGGASRKTCASGANCVQTPIDDPSDPANKAVGYSSYFALDITDPANPSLLWEFSHEDLGYATTGPAIIRIGDRNKNGKWFAVVATGPTGPINTDTHQFLAKSDKPLKLFVLDLKTGALLRTIDATAAPYSFSDLSTAFAGSLLGAQTDADRWNIYSNGHYKDDALYFGYVKPDAGNWTQGGVMRLLTKENTDPAQWSISKVIDNTGPVTTAVARLTDRKSHNFWLYFGSGRYYFNGDDEGSRRSIYGVKEPCYVNTAEDRLNPTCSAAALARENLTDQTSDAATDALDAARNNGWFIDLDAVDATNKAERVVTDPVALTNGSVFFTSYKPTADPCGFGGSSLVWATKYNTGAAVPSRAMVGKIVLQLSTGSFEQVDIKSAFTARAGRRTAVPLPGKPPGDPPPVVTNANNKPVKKILHIQER, from the coding sequence ATGAAAAGACTGATGCTGACTTTTCTGACGATGCTGGTTTTATGCGTTGCAGCCGGTTTCGATGAAGCGTGGGGATGGGGAGAGCCGCAGGTTGTATCGACAACTCCCTCAAATGCTGCTGTCAATGTTAATGACGCTACAGAATCAATATACGTCTTCTTCAACGAATCCATGGACTCCGGCAGCTTTAAGGATCGAATCACCATAGACAACGGAGCAACCATCGCTCGATGGGGATACAGTGAGTATATGGTTCTGGGTGTGAGGGTATACCAGCTCAAAATCGATCTTGCCGCAAATTTAAATTACAGCACGAAATATACGGTAACACTGGCTAAACAAATTTCAGACGATGACAACAAACAGATGCTTGCGGCATATAAATTCGCATTCACCACGATGGCGAAACCCCTTACCGATGTTACTCCTCCCACAGTTGCCGCTACATCGCCCGTCAGCGGGGCCGTAGATGTAGGCGTTTCCGCCCCGATTGCCGTAACTTTCAGTGAGGTGATGGACCCGGCAACTATAACTACAAGCAATATAACGGTTAACAACGGGGTCACCGGGACAGTCAGCCTTGATGCCGGAGGGAGGGTGGCGACTTTCGTTCCCTCTTCCAATCTGCCGCAGTTTACCACCTTCACAGTTACCGTCTCGACAGGCGTAAGAGACACCGCCGGAAATTCGCTTGCGGCAAACTATGTATGGGACTTCAGGACGGTTAAAAGCGACGTTACTCCTCCGACGGTCACGGTTGTCACTCCCCTGAACGGAGCTACCGATGTTGCTGTGGGAACGGCGTTGGTCGCGACCTTCAGTGAAGCTCTGGACCCGGCTACAGTGACTACTTCCACTTTCACCGTAAATAACGGCGTTACCGGAAGCGTCACCTATGATGCTTCGTCCTTTGCCGCCAGGTTCACCCCATCGGCCCCTCTGGCATACGGGACGACGTACACGGCTACCATAACTACGGGAGTAACCGACCTTGCGGCCAATGCAATGGCCCAAGCCAAGACATGGACATTCACCACGGTTCGTGCACCGGCGCAATTCTCCTCCAATTACTACTGCCAGATACCTCCATTCGTTACCAACAGTTCAACCGCAGTGAAGCCCAATGTCCTTCTGCTGGTGGACAATTCGGGCAGCATGTATGAGTTTGCCTACAAGACTCCCGGTACCGGGAATAGTTCGTACGACAGGAGCTATAATCCTTCAACTAACTATTACGGCTACTTCGACTCGAACAAGATGTACGAGTACGTCACTTCTTCGGGTGGATTTTTCAGGGTGGACACTTCAAGGGCACAGGATAACGGCAGCTTCTGGTCTGGGAATTTCCTGAACTGGCTCACGATGCGCAGGATCGATATTGTGAGAAAGGTGCTCGTTGGAGGGAAGACGCAACCACGATCGGCAGGTACCGCCAACTATCTTTATGCGGCCAATTCCCCCGACAGGGACTACTACAAGAGTTACAACAACGTCAACTACCAGATCGAGGAAGGTACCTCGACAGAGGTCATAAACGACATTTCCAACGACAGAAGCTATAACGTCAAGATATACGTTGGAGATCAACCGCCTCAGGAAGGCCTTATACTGCGCTACGCCGACAAGCTCAACTTCGGCATCATGTTCTTCAATACCGGGCATCGCTACGAAGATCAGAGAAACAGCGTAAAGGATGGCGGCTACGTTGCTGTCGATATCGGAGCGACCGGTACGAACCTGCTCACTCAGATCGAAAATACAGACCCCAGCACCTGGACTCCGCTCGGTGAAGCGTTCTACGAAGCCACCCGCTATTTCCAGGCAACGACCAGTGCATACAACGGTGGAACATATTCGGGAAAGGACCCGATCCTGTACCCCTGCCAGAAGAACTTTGTGCTGATTCTCACGGATGGAGAAGCTACCAAGGATCGCAACATCCCCGGCGGCAACTGGAACGCAGACGGCAAGGTAACGGACGCAGCATTTGACGTGAGAACGTATATGGACAGCATTGCCACCCAGGAGGGGTATGCGAGTCAATGGAGCAGCAATGCCAATACCGATGGAGGCACCTATTACCTGGAAGGGGTGGCCTACTGGGCTCACAACACCGATTTGAGGAGCAGTACGCTCGGGAAGTCGGCCATTGCGGGTAAACAGAACCTGACCACCTATGCCGTATTTGCCTTCGATGACTCACCGGTTGGGCGAGACCTGTTGAAGAAAACTGCGAAGTATGGCGGGTTCGATGATTACGACAACACCGGCAAACCTGACCGTGCTTCCAAATGGGACAAGAACGGGGACGGAGTCCCGGATACCTTTTACGAAGCACAGAACGGCACTGCATTGGCCCAGCAGCTTGAAAGGGCGATTCTCGACATCCTGGCCAGAGTTTCTTCAGGCACGGCAGCATCTATCCTCAGCAACAGTGAGGGGAGTGGCGCCAATATCCTTCAGGCAGTGTTCTATCCGAGGAAGGCCTTTGAAGGCTCCGAGGTGAGCTGGATAGGGGAGATGCAGAACCTCTGGTACTACATCGACCCGCGACTCAATAACAGTACCGTCAGGGAAGACTCGGACGCTGACAAGGTCCTCGACCTGAGACAGGACAAGGTCGCCCGCTTCCGTTTCGAAAATGGTCAGACAGTGGTGGATCTTCTTACCGACACCGATGGTAACGGCTCCGGCGATGCCGCAAGCGAAACGGTCACCCCGGATGATGTAAAGAGTCTCTGGCGGGCGGGAAAGCTACTGCATCAACGTAATACGGCAAGAACGATATACACTCATACCAACGGCACTCTGTTGAATTTCACAAGTGCCGCTGCCTTCAACCCTGCCACAGCAGCCAATCAGTCCCTTTTGCAGGCGGCAAACGAGCTGGAAGCGACCAAGATCATAAACTATGCGAAAGGAGTCGACCAGACGGGTTATCGTAGCCGTACGGTTACATCAGGCGGCGTCACCGGGGTCTGGAAGCTCGGCGACATCATCTCTTCAACTCCACGCCTTCAGTCATTCAGCAGGCTCAATACCTATGACTCCCCCCCCAGTGCGGGGTACAGCGATTCTTCCTATAGATCGTTCGTCAACTCCAACCAATACCGTAACCGCGGGATGGTATATGTAGGGGCGAATGACGGGATGCTCCATGCATTCAAGCTGGGAAAGCTGGATGTGACTCCCCTGGGAGATCGAAAGGCACGACTCACGGAAGAGAACCTGGGCGAGGAGCAATGGGCATTCATCCCGAAAAATGCGCTTCCCTATCTGAAGTATCTGGCTGATCCTTCTTACAACCATCTCTATTACATTGACGGTCCAACTCTGCTCCTGGACGCCAGCATCGGGATACCTACCGGATGTGCAGGTGATTACTCCCTCTGCGACAAGAACATCTCAGCCGTGGATTCCAGCAACAATCTCGATCTGAACAAAACCTCATGGCGCTCTATTCTCATCGGAAGCATGGGGTTGGGAGGAGCTTCCCGGAAAACATGCGCTTCCGGTGCCAACTGCGTGCAGACTCCCATCGATGACCCAAGCGATCCGGCAAACAAAGCTGTGGGCTATTCATCCTATTTCGCCCTCGACATTACCGATCCTGCAAATCCTAGCCTGCTGTGGGAGTTCTCCCATGAAGATCTCGGATACGCCACAACCGGTCCTGCCATTATCCGGATCGGTGACAGGAACAAGAACGGGAAATGGTTTGCCGTGGTGGCTACGGGACCTACCGGCCCCATAAATACCGATACGCATCAGTTCCTGGCCAAATCGGACAAGCCCCTCAAGCTGTTTGTGCTCGACCTGAAAACTGGTGCTCTTCTACGCACTATCGATGCTACTGCTGCTCCGTACAGTTTCAGTGACCTTTCGACGGCTTTCGCCGGCTCCCTGCTCGGAGCGCAGACCGATGCCGATCGATGGAACATTTACTCCAACGGGCACTACAAGGACGATGCTCTATATTTCGGTTATGTGAAGCCGGATGCGGGGAACTGGACCCAGGGTGGAGTTATGCGGCTGCTGACAAAGGAAAATACCGACCCGGCGCAATGGAGCATTAGCAAGGTTATTGACAATACCGGGCCGGTTACGACGGCCGTCGCACGACTAACCGACCGGAAAAGCCACAACTTCTGGCTCTACTTCGGGAGTGGCAGATACTACTTCAACGGAGACGACGAAGGGAGCAGGCGGTCCATCTACGGCGTGAAAGAGCCATGTTATGTAAACACCGCGGAGGACAGGCTAAATCCCACCTGCTCTGCAGCTGCGCTCGCTCGCGAAAACCTTACCGACCAGACCTCAGATGCAGCTACGGATGCGCTGGATGCCGCCCGGAACAACGGCTGGTTCATCGATCTCGATGCAGTGGATGCCACAAACAAGGCTGAACGGGTTGTCACAGATCCCGTTGCGTTGACCAACGGCTCTGTCTTTTTCACGTCGTACAAGCCGACAGCGGACCCGTGCGGATTCGGGGGAAGCTCCCTTGTCTGGGCGACCAAATACAATACCGGCGCGGCTGTTCCTTCTAGAGCCATGGTCGGGAAGATCGTGCTGCAATTGTCCACCGGCAGTTTCGAGCAGGTGGATATCAAGAGCGCTTTCACCGCAAGGGCCGGCCGGAGAACAGCTGTTCCCCTCCCGGGCAAACCACCGGGAGATCCGCCGCCTGTCGTTACCAATGCCAATAACAAGCCGGTCAAGAAGATACTTCACATACAGGAAAGGTGA